In the genome of Nocardioides seonyuensis, one region contains:
- a CDS encoding histidine phosphatase family protein codes for MTARCLFLTHPEVVVDPSTPVTRWSLSDVGRARAHTFARVLVGQGWELIVSSEEQKAVETAEILGEALGLPVANDPELGENDRSATGFLPPEEFERTADRFFARPDEAVRGWETAASAQRRIVAAVRRVSAAAPGRRIVFVGHGAVGGLLLGDLTDLPISRELDQPRQGSWFAFDPTTWSTNDSWRALPEG; via the coding sequence ATGACGGCTCGGTGCCTCTTCCTGACCCATCCTGAAGTCGTGGTTGATCCGTCCACACCCGTCACGCGATGGAGCCTTTCGGACGTCGGACGGGCGCGAGCGCACACGTTTGCGCGCGTGCTGGTGGGCCAGGGCTGGGAGCTCATTGTGTCGAGCGAGGAGCAGAAGGCTGTGGAGACGGCCGAGATCCTGGGCGAGGCCCTCGGGCTCCCCGTCGCGAACGACCCTGAGCTCGGGGAGAACGACCGCTCCGCGACTGGCTTCCTGCCGCCGGAGGAGTTCGAACGGACCGCTGACCGCTTCTTCGCTCGGCCCGATGAGGCGGTGCGCGGCTGGGAAACGGCGGCATCAGCGCAAAGGCGGATCGTCGCCGCAGTCCGCCGTGTCTCCGCCGCGGCGCCGGGTCGGCGCATCGTCTTCGTCGGGCACGGAGCGGTCGGAGGCCTGTTGCTCGGCGATCTGACGGACCTCCCGATCAGCCGTGAGCTAGACCAGCCGAGACAGGGCTCCTGGTTCGCGTTCGACCCCACGACCTGGTCGACGAATGACTCATGGCGCGCGCTACCCGAGGGCTGA
- a CDS encoding polyprenyl synthetase family protein: MTVPPAPDLALPVVDEELERRLARRLAAVEEQLIGHCRGRTDYVSTAAAHLMAAGGKRFRPLLVLLAAETGPKPDAPEVLTAACVVELTHVASLYHDDVMDEAALRRGADTANARWDNHVAILTGDFLFGKSSELTADLGPDAVRIQARTFTRLVEGQILETVEPGPGEDPLAHYLEVVAGKTGSLIATSARYGAMFGGASAEVVEALSQYGEIVGSAFQLSDDILDIASESGESGKTPGTDLREGVPTLPILMAKASTDPADARLLELLSADLTDDALHAEALDLLRKHSAMQEARAFVVARAEEAKALLSVLDPGSVRTALESFADVVASRTA, encoded by the coding sequence GTGACCGTCCCCCCGGCCCCGGACCTGGCTCTCCCCGTCGTCGACGAGGAGCTGGAGAGGCGCCTCGCCCGGCGTCTCGCCGCGGTCGAGGAGCAGCTCATCGGTCACTGCCGCGGCCGCACCGACTACGTCTCCACCGCGGCCGCGCACTTGATGGCCGCGGGCGGCAAGCGCTTCCGCCCGTTGCTGGTGCTGCTGGCTGCCGAGACCGGCCCGAAGCCGGACGCACCGGAGGTCCTCACCGCGGCGTGCGTCGTCGAGCTCACCCACGTGGCCTCCCTCTACCACGACGACGTCATGGACGAGGCGGCCCTGCGCCGCGGCGCCGACACCGCCAACGCTCGCTGGGACAACCACGTCGCGATCCTCACCGGTGACTTCCTCTTCGGGAAGTCCTCCGAGCTGACCGCCGACCTCGGGCCGGACGCCGTACGCATCCAGGCCAGGACCTTCACGCGCCTGGTCGAGGGGCAGATCCTCGAGACCGTCGAGCCCGGTCCCGGTGAGGACCCGCTGGCCCACTACCTCGAGGTCGTCGCCGGCAAGACGGGCTCGCTGATCGCGACGTCGGCCCGCTACGGCGCCATGTTCGGCGGCGCGTCCGCCGAGGTGGTCGAGGCGCTGAGCCAGTACGGCGAGATCGTCGGCTCGGCCTTCCAGCTCTCCGATGACATCCTCGACATCGCGTCCGAGTCGGGCGAGTCGGGCAAGACGCCAGGCACCGACCTTCGTGAGGGCGTTCCCACGCTGCCGATCCTGATGGCCAAGGCGTCCACCGATCCTGCGGATGCGCGGCTCCTGGAGCTGCTCTCCGCCGACCTCACCGACGACGCGTTGCACGCCGAGGCCCTCGACCTGCTCCGCAAGCACTCGGCCATGCAAGAGGCCCGCGCCTTCGTGGTGGCCCGCGCTGAGGAGGCGAAGGCCCTCCTCTCGGTGCTCGACCCCGGGTCCGTGCGCACCGCCCTGGAGTCGTTCGCCGACGTCGTCGCGAGTCGCACGGCCTAG
- the nuoN gene encoding NADH-quinone oxidoreductase subunit NuoN: protein MTDFVKPSVDYFELWPLLAVFAVACLGVVVEAFVPRAWRYLSQVLLTMVGLGAALVGVVAVAARYGADDAAEEGLAHADGAAYGLLAMGGTIAVDGPTLFIWGLVLLLALVGTLLFAERHLDGGVSAFAGQAAALPGTDAEREAYAANREHTEVYPLFMFAVFGMMIFPAANDLLTMFVGLEILSLPLYLLSALARRRRLLSQEAALKYFLLGSFSSAFFLYGAALIYGFSGSMYFADINEAVRNDVGSSAMLLIGTGFLSVGLLFKVGAVPFQAWTPDVYQGAPTPVTAFMAAGTKVAAFGAIMRLFYVALGADRASWQPMLWIIAILSMFVGAALAITQSDIKRLLAYSSVAHTGFILTGVLGVQATSDLAVGEISSLQAVLFYLVTYGFATLGAFAVVSLVRDSGGEATAIERWSGLGKESPVVAGVFAFFLLAMAGIPLTSGFVGKLAVFSVALAAGAWPVVVAAVLASALAAYLYVRVIKAMYFDEPVGQGPTVVYPSVLTATTIAIGAAVTLVLGVLPGPMLDLAGLAGEFIR from the coding sequence GTGACCGACTTCGTCAAGCCCAGCGTCGACTACTTCGAGCTGTGGCCGCTGCTGGCGGTGTTCGCGGTCGCGTGCCTCGGGGTGGTCGTCGAGGCCTTCGTGCCGCGCGCCTGGCGCTACCTCTCGCAGGTGCTGCTGACCATGGTCGGCCTCGGTGCCGCTCTCGTCGGTGTCGTCGCGGTCGCCGCTCGCTACGGCGCCGACGACGCGGCGGAGGAGGGCCTGGCCCACGCCGACGGTGCCGCCTACGGCCTTCTCGCCATGGGCGGGACCATCGCGGTCGACGGCCCCACGCTCTTCATCTGGGGCCTGGTCCTGCTGCTCGCGCTCGTGGGCACGCTGCTCTTCGCCGAGCGCCACCTCGACGGTGGCGTGAGCGCCTTCGCAGGCCAGGCGGCGGCCCTGCCCGGGACCGACGCCGAGCGCGAGGCCTACGCCGCCAACCGCGAGCACACCGAGGTCTACCCGCTCTTCATGTTCGCGGTCTTCGGGATGATGATCTTCCCCGCGGCCAACGACCTGCTCACGATGTTCGTGGGCCTGGAGATCCTCTCCCTGCCTCTCTACCTGCTGAGTGCGCTGGCCCGGCGTCGTCGCCTCCTGAGCCAGGAAGCGGCCCTGAAGTACTTCCTGCTGGGGTCGTTCTCCTCGGCCTTCTTCCTCTACGGCGCGGCCCTGATCTACGGCTTCTCCGGTTCGATGTACTTCGCCGACATCAACGAGGCCGTGCGCAACGACGTCGGCAGCTCGGCCATGCTGCTCATCGGCACCGGCTTCCTCTCCGTCGGGCTGCTCTTCAAGGTCGGGGCGGTGCCGTTCCAGGCCTGGACCCCCGACGTCTACCAGGGAGCGCCCACGCCGGTCACGGCCTTCATGGCAGCCGGCACCAAGGTCGCCGCCTTCGGCGCGATCATGCGTCTCTTCTACGTCGCCCTCGGCGCCGACCGTGCCTCGTGGCAGCCCATGCTGTGGATCATCGCGATCCTCTCGATGTTCGTCGGAGCGGCGCTGGCGATCACCCAGAGCGACATCAAGCGGCTGCTGGCCTACTCGTCGGTGGCCCACACCGGGTTCATCCTCACCGGGGTGCTCGGCGTGCAGGCGACCAGCGACCTTGCTGTGGGCGAGATCAGCTCGCTGCAGGCGGTGCTCTTCTACCTCGTCACCTACGGGTTCGCGACCCTCGGCGCCTTCGCGGTCGTCAGCCTGGTGCGCGACTCCGGCGGCGAGGCGACGGCCATCGAGCGCTGGTCCGGCCTCGGCAAGGAGTCGCCGGTCGTGGCCGGTGTCTTCGCCTTCTTCCTGCTCGCCATGGCAGGCATCCCGCTGACCTCCGGCTTCGTCGGCAAGCTGGCCGTCTTCTCCGTCGCCCTGGCGGCCGGAGCGTGGCCCGTGGTCGTCGCGGCCGTGCTGGCGAGTGCCCTTGCGGCCTACCTCTACGTCCGGGTGATCAAGGCCATGTACTTCGACGAGCCCGTCGGTCAGGGGCCCACGGTGGTCTACCCCTCCGTCCTGACGGCCACGACGATCGCGATCGGTGCCGCGGTGACCCTGGTCCTCGGCGTCCTGCCAGGCCCGATGCTCGACCTGGCCGGACTTGCGGGAGAATTCATCAGGTGA
- a CDS encoding NADH-quinone oxidoreductase subunit M — MNELPILSILIALPLLGAVATAFLPGATARLVGIAFAGATLVLAAVTALTSYDVGGGMQLTETHTWIEALGVHYALGVDGLGLLMVLLTALLVPIVLVASWREADDEGNGGSSAFVAWTLALEALSLAVFTATDVFLFYVVFEATLIPAYFLIGGFGRAGRGRAATKFLIYQLAGGLVMLASVIGLYVVSADNGTPSFLLSDLAALDIDETTQRWLFVGFFIAFAAKAPMFPLHTWLADTTEKATTGTSVLLVCILDKIGTFGMLRFCLGLLPEASQWATPVVVVLALISIIYGALVAIGQDDVLRLIGLTSLSHFGFIVLGIFVFSSTGGAGAILYMVNHGIATALMFLVAGFLIRRTGTASIRQMGGVERTAPVLAGLFLVGGLAAAGLPGLAPFVSELMVIIAAFQHHWLVGAVAVLAIVLAAVYALWMYQRTMTGEGGVDATPVPDLDRREVGVLAPLVLGLLLFGFYPMPLLDTINPYVHDTLAQVGVTDPAPTVEGTTPHTTTEGGHQ; from the coding sequence ATGAACGAGCTCCCCATCCTCTCGATCCTGATCGCGCTGCCCCTTCTGGGTGCTGTCGCGACGGCCTTCCTCCCGGGAGCCACGGCACGCCTGGTCGGCATCGCGTTCGCCGGAGCGACCCTGGTGCTCGCCGCGGTCACCGCGCTGACGTCGTACGACGTCGGTGGCGGGATGCAGCTCACCGAGACGCACACCTGGATCGAGGCACTGGGCGTCCACTACGCGCTCGGCGTCGACGGCCTGGGCCTGCTCATGGTGCTGCTGACCGCTCTGCTCGTCCCCATCGTCCTGGTGGCCTCCTGGCGTGAGGCAGACGACGAGGGCAACGGCGGCAGCAGCGCCTTCGTGGCCTGGACCCTGGCGCTCGAGGCCCTCTCGCTCGCGGTGTTCACGGCGACCGACGTCTTCTTGTTCTACGTCGTCTTCGAGGCGACGCTGATCCCCGCCTACTTCCTCATCGGCGGCTTCGGTCGCGCGGGACGTGGCCGTGCGGCGACGAAGTTCCTGATCTACCAGCTCGCCGGTGGACTGGTGATGCTCGCGTCGGTGATCGGGCTCTACGTCGTCTCGGCCGACAACGGCACCCCGAGCTTCCTGCTGTCCGACCTGGCGGCACTCGACATCGACGAGACCACCCAGCGGTGGCTCTTCGTGGGCTTCTTCATCGCGTTCGCCGCCAAGGCGCCGATGTTCCCCCTGCACACCTGGCTGGCCGACACGACCGAGAAGGCCACCACCGGCACCTCGGTGCTGCTGGTGTGCATCCTGGACAAGATCGGCACCTTCGGCATGCTGCGCTTCTGCCTGGGGCTGCTGCCGGAGGCGTCGCAGTGGGCCACGCCCGTGGTCGTGGTGCTCGCCCTCATCTCGATCATCTACGGCGCGCTCGTGGCCATCGGCCAGGACGACGTGCTCAGGCTGATCGGTCTGACGTCGCTGTCCCACTTCGGCTTCATCGTGCTCGGCATCTTCGTCTTCAGCAGCACCGGAGGCGCTGGCGCGATCCTCTACATGGTCAACCACGGCATCGCGACGGCGCTGATGTTCCTGGTGGCGGGCTTCCTCATCCGCCGCACCGGCACTGCCTCGATCCGTCAGATGGGCGGTGTCGAGCGGACCGCGCCGGTGCTGGCCGGTCTCTTCCTGGTCGGTGGCCTCGCGGCGGCAGGGCTGCCGGGCCTCGCGCCGTTCGTGTCCGAGCTGATGGTGATCATCGCGGCCTTCCAGCACCACTGGCTCGTCGGCGCCGTCGCCGTGCTCGCCATCGTGCTGGCAGCGGTCTACGCCCTCTGGATGTACCAACGCACGATGACCGGGGAGGGCGGCGTCGATGCGACACCTGTGCCCGACCTCGACCGCCGCGAGGTCGGGGTACTGGCCCCGCTGGTGCTCGGCCTGCTGCTCTTCGGCTTCTACCCGATGCCGTTGCTCGACACGATCAACCCGTACGTCCACGACACCCTGGCGCAGGTCGGCGTGACCGACCCGGCGCCGACGGTGGAAGGGACCACGCCCCACACGACCACTGAGGGGGGTCACCAGTGA